Proteins encoded by one window of Streptacidiphilus sp. PB12-B1b:
- a CDS encoding FtsX-like permease family protein, translating into MFVALRDIRFARGRFALMGAVVALITMLVVFLYGLTGGLAAGSTSAVAGLPVPGIVFGAPAGAVPEVSFSDSGISPAQLAAWRSAPGVRSVEPLGVAMSRMTSAGAAASVSVLGTAARLLPPLLSGSAPGEGQVAVGRATAAADGIAVGSTVTVGARTLLVSGITADRSYAHAPTVWTTEPTWQQLSGAAQPSVLAVSAGSADTAALDRAVGTDAVSRSAALAGIDGYSAEQGSLQLIQGFLFAVSALVVGAFFTVWTVQRRADIAVLKALGASGGYLVRDALGQALVLLALGTLGGAAAGLAGGALAGGGPAGGGGPPFALTPATAAVPVLAMVGLGLAGAALAVRRITSVDPLTALGANR; encoded by the coding sequence GTGTTCGTCGCCCTGCGTGACATCCGCTTCGCCCGGGGGAGGTTCGCCCTGATGGGAGCCGTGGTCGCGCTGATCACCATGCTGGTGGTGTTCCTCTACGGCCTCACCGGGGGACTGGCCGCCGGGTCCACCTCGGCCGTGGCCGGGCTGCCGGTGCCCGGCATCGTCTTCGGCGCCCCGGCCGGGGCGGTGCCCGAGGTGTCCTTCAGCGACAGCGGCATCAGCCCGGCCCAGCTGGCCGCCTGGCGGTCCGCGCCGGGGGTGCGGTCGGTCGAGCCGCTGGGCGTCGCCATGTCCAGGATGACCAGCGCGGGCGCGGCGGCCTCGGTGAGCGTCCTGGGGACGGCCGCCCGGCTGCTGCCGCCGCTGCTCTCCGGCAGCGCGCCGGGGGAGGGGCAGGTCGCGGTCGGCCGTGCCACCGCCGCCGCCGACGGGATCGCCGTCGGCAGCACGGTCACCGTCGGCGCCCGGACGCTGCTGGTCTCCGGCATCACCGCCGACCGCTCCTACGCCCACGCGCCCACGGTGTGGACCACCGAGCCCACCTGGCAGCAGCTCAGCGGGGCCGCGCAGCCCAGCGTGCTGGCGGTCAGCGCGGGCAGCGCGGACACCGCCGCGCTGGACCGGGCGGTCGGCACCGACGCGGTCTCCCGCTCCGCCGCCCTGGCCGGGATCGACGGCTACTCCGCCGAACAGGGCAGCCTGCAGCTGATCCAGGGCTTCCTGTTCGCGGTCAGCGCCCTGGTCGTCGGGGCCTTCTTCACGGTGTGGACGGTGCAGCGCCGGGCCGACATCGCCGTCCTCAAGGCGCTGGGCGCGTCCGGCGGCTACCTGGTCCGGGACGCCCTCGGCCAGGCCCTGGTGCTGCTGGCGCTGGGCACGCTCGGCGGCGCGGCGGCCGGGCTGGCGGGCGGCGCGCTGGCCGGGGGCGGCCCGGCGGGCGGCGGCGGTCCGCCGTTCGCGCTGACGCCCGCCACCGCGGCCGTGCCGGTCCTGGCCATGGTCGGGCTGGGCCTGGCCGGGGCCGCGCTGGCCGTCCGCCGCATCACCTCCGTCGATCCGCTGACCGCGCTGGGAGCCAACCGATGA
- a CDS encoding ABC transporter ATP-binding protein, with the protein MTDRTRPAAADPAAGLVLRDVVLSYPDGGSRITALDRVGLAVAPGELTAVVGPSGSGKSSLLAVAATLLRPDSGQVLVGGQETGALSAKQSTALRRKHIGVVFQQSNLLASLTAVEQLLVVAHLSGGDRRAARARAERLLDSVGLAGRVQQRRPHQLSGGERQRVNIARALYSRPTVLLVDEPTSALDHERGARIMALLADATREHTTATLLVTHDRALLDRADRVLSMQDGRLEPAARFPDSV; encoded by the coding sequence ATGACCGACCGCACTCGCCCCGCCGCCGCCGACCCCGCCGCCGGGCTGGTGCTGCGCGATGTCGTGCTCAGCTATCCGGACGGCGGCAGCCGGATCACCGCCCTGGACCGGGTGGGGCTGGCGGTCGCCCCCGGCGAGCTGACCGCCGTGGTCGGCCCCTCCGGCTCGGGCAAGTCCAGCCTGTTGGCGGTGGCGGCCACGCTGCTGCGCCCCGACTCGGGTCAGGTGCTGGTCGGCGGCCAGGAGACCGGAGCACTGTCCGCGAAGCAGAGCACCGCTCTGCGACGGAAGCACATCGGCGTGGTGTTCCAGCAGTCCAACCTGCTGGCCTCGCTCACCGCGGTGGAGCAACTGCTGGTGGTCGCCCACCTCTCCGGCGGCGACCGGCGCGCCGCCCGGGCCCGCGCCGAGCGGCTGCTGGACTCGGTCGGGCTGGCCGGCCGGGTCCAGCAGCGCCGGCCGCACCAGCTCTCCGGCGGCGAACGCCAGCGCGTCAACATCGCCCGGGCGCTCTACTCCCGCCCGACGGTGCTGCTGGTGGACGAGCCCACCTCGGCGCTGGACCACGAGCGCGGCGCCCGGATCATGGCCCTGCTCGCCGACGCCACCCGGGAGCACACGACTGCGACGCTCCTGGTCACGCACGACCGCGCGCTGCTGGACCGGGCCGACCGGGTGCTGTCGATGCAGGACGGACGTCTGGAACCGGCCGCACGGTTCCCCGATTCCGTGTGA
- a CDS encoding acyltransferase: MIQVRVRQTVPAQGQPAVQPPAADGTADGTAAAAAAARPAAARLGWLDALRGIAALAVVFQHAGPTLFDDAYRHSHQYLDAGIFGVFLFFLISGYIVPASLERRGDLRAFWAGRIFRIYPLYLVVFAAALLLLPRAHAGVGTAVFQHPWLSLAADGILLQDLLGVPNGLDVAWTLCYEMVFYFLVSALFLCGWHRRSAPAASGFAAAALFAGGLLPVGLLVPSLPATERTVAVAAATVVAALACILSGRRAAVRCGVAALGLLGLVLVLVDGRSAAFESTMILATMFTGTAIQRAERGQIRRRYAVACCAFVFTAGLLAGDRYAGTRLNLIWTTSAFSWCTAFAAAWLVFGAGMLLRRRRTPAWLSRLGAISYAVYLLHVPLLHAVQWLLTDIGWAPYRDLPAEFGCTALFLVVLLALANALHRWVELPGQRLGRRLLKGRREVRAGA; the protein is encoded by the coding sequence GTGATTCAGGTAAGAGTCAGGCAAACCGTCCCCGCCCAGGGCCAGCCCGCCGTCCAGCCGCCCGCCGCCGACGGGACCGCCGACGGGACCGCCGCTGCGGCCGCTGCCGCCCGGCCCGCCGCCGCCCGGCTGGGCTGGCTCGACGCGCTGCGCGGGATCGCGGCCCTGGCCGTCGTCTTCCAGCACGCCGGGCCCACCCTGTTCGACGACGCCTACCGGCACAGCCACCAGTACCTGGACGCGGGGATCTTCGGGGTCTTCCTGTTCTTCCTGATAAGCGGGTACATCGTGCCCGCCTCGCTGGAGCGCCGGGGCGATCTGCGGGCCTTCTGGGCCGGGCGGATCTTCCGGATCTACCCGCTCTACCTGGTGGTGTTCGCCGCTGCCCTGCTGCTCCTGCCGCGCGCCCACGCCGGAGTCGGCACCGCCGTGTTCCAGCACCCCTGGCTGTCCCTGGCGGCCGACGGCATCCTGCTGCAGGACCTCCTCGGCGTGCCCAACGGCCTCGACGTCGCCTGGACCCTCTGCTACGAGATGGTCTTCTACTTCCTGGTCTCGGCCCTGTTCCTGTGCGGCTGGCACCGGCGCAGCGCGCCGGCGGCGTCCGGCTTCGCGGCGGCGGCGCTGTTCGCCGGCGGGCTGCTGCCGGTGGGGCTGCTGGTGCCGTCGCTTCCGGCCACCGAGCGGACGGTCGCGGTGGCCGCCGCGACCGTGGTCGCCGCCCTGGCCTGCATCCTGAGCGGCCGCCGGGCGGCGGTGCGCTGCGGCGTGGCCGCGCTCGGACTGCTCGGGCTGGTGCTGGTGCTGGTGGACGGCCGCTCGGCGGCGTTCGAGAGCACGATGATCCTGGCCACCATGTTCACCGGCACCGCCATCCAGCGGGCCGAGCGCGGGCAGATCCGCCGCCGGTACGCGGTCGCCTGCTGCGCCTTCGTCTTCACGGCCGGGCTGCTGGCCGGGGACCGGTACGCGGGCACCCGGCTGAACCTGATCTGGACCACGTCCGCCTTCAGCTGGTGCACCGCCTTCGCGGCGGCCTGGCTGGTGTTCGGCGCGGGCATGCTGCTGCGCAGGCGGCGGACCCCGGCCTGGCTGAGCCGGCTGGGCGCGATCAGCTACGCGGTGTACCTGCTGCACGTCCCGCTGCTGCACGCCGTGCAGTGGCTGCTGACGGACATCGGCTGGGCCCCGTACCGCGACCTGCCCGCCGAATTCGGCTGCACGGCCCTGTTCCTGGTGGTGCTGCTGGCGCTGGCCAACGCGCTGCACCGGTGGGTGGAACTGCCCGGGCAGCGGCTCGGCCGCCGCCTGCTGAAGGGCCGCCGCGAGGTCCGCGCAGGAGCATAG
- a CDS encoding VIT1/CCC1 transporter family protein, whose amino-acid sequence MTADSIAATAEAYAHTHRDVSGGWLRPAVFGAMDGLVSNFALMAGVVGGDAGHRAIVLTGLAGLVAGACSMAAGEYTSVASQRELVQAELEVERLELRRHPNEELAELAQLYVERGVEPKLAFEVAQQLTADPERALEVHAREELGIDPADLPSPLLAAGSSFAAFALGALLPLLPYLLGTTSLLPSLGLALLGLFGCGAVVSRVTARSWWFSGLRQLALGSVAAGVTFVLGQLIGAHLG is encoded by the coding sequence GTGACCGCCGACTCCATAGCGGCCACCGCCGAGGCGTACGCCCACACGCACCGCGACGTCAGCGGCGGCTGGCTGCGCCCGGCGGTCTTCGGTGCGATGGACGGGCTGGTGTCGAACTTCGCGCTGATGGCGGGCGTGGTCGGCGGCGACGCCGGGCACCGGGCGATCGTGCTGACAGGGCTGGCCGGGCTGGTCGCCGGGGCCTGCTCGATGGCGGCGGGGGAGTACACCTCGGTCGCCTCCCAGCGGGAGCTGGTCCAGGCCGAACTGGAGGTGGAGCGGCTGGAGCTGCGCCGTCACCCCAACGAGGAGCTGGCCGAGCTGGCCCAGCTGTACGTCGAACGCGGCGTGGAGCCCAAGCTGGCGTTCGAGGTGGCGCAGCAGCTGACCGCCGACCCGGAGCGGGCGCTGGAGGTGCACGCCCGCGAGGAACTGGGCATCGACCCGGCGGATCTGCCCTCGCCGCTGCTGGCGGCCGGCTCGTCCTTTGCGGCCTTCGCGCTGGGCGCGCTGCTGCCGCTGCTGCCGTACCTGCTGGGCACCACCAGCCTGCTGCCCTCGCTGGGGCTGGCGCTGCTCGGGCTGTTCGGCTGCGGCGCCGTGGTCAGCCGGGTCACCGCGCGCAGCTGGTGGTTCAGCGGTCTGCGGCAGCTGGCGCTGGGCAGCGTCGCGGCCGGGGTGACCTTCGTCCTGGGGCAGCTGATCGGTGCGCACCTGGGCTGA